The Roseimicrobium gellanilyticum genome contains a region encoding:
- a CDS encoding prepilin-type N-terminal cleavage/methylation domain-containing protein gives MQNSCVNARAFSLLELLVALTVCAVVATLVFVIGKEMVTKARQAKCASNLRQIGIALIAYTQDHQGEFPLTSHSLDPATADQAWIFALSEYLGDVDEVRICPADPKGKERLREHGTSYLLNSYLTVPQIGPFGENLGGYTNINFVPEPQTTPIAFPINFKRGVGRMNDHTHSDTWDTWAAVKNDIQPDAFCGALRDENGLSGSANYLFVDGHVENIQAAVVHGWITSGHNFADPESKLEP, from the coding sequence ATGCAAAACAGTTGCGTTAATGCACGGGCATTCTCCCTTCTCGAGTTACTGGTAGCGCTTACGGTGTGTGCTGTAGTCGCGACGCTAGTGTTCGTCATCGGCAAGGAGATGGTGACGAAAGCGCGTCAGGCCAAGTGTGCGTCCAACTTGCGCCAGATCGGCATTGCCCTCATTGCCTACACCCAAGACCACCAGGGAGAATTCCCGCTCACGTCGCACAGCCTTGATCCGGCGACTGCTGATCAGGCATGGATTTTTGCGCTGTCTGAATATCTCGGGGACGTGGATGAAGTACGCATCTGTCCCGCGGATCCGAAAGGAAAGGAGCGTTTGCGGGAACATGGCACAAGCTACCTCCTCAATAGCTACCTGACCGTTCCGCAGATCGGGCCATTCGGAGAGAATCTTGGGGGGTACACGAACATCAACTTCGTGCCTGAGCCGCAGACTACGCCGATAGCATTTCCCATCAACTTCAAGCGCGGGGTGGGCAGGATGAATGATCACACCCACTCGGACACGTGGGACACCTGGGCTGCGGTGAAAAATGACATCCAGCCTGACGCGTTTTGCGGGGCATTGAGGGACGAGAACGGTCTCTCGGGCTCAGCCAACTACCTGTTTGTCGATGGTCACGTCGAAAACATACAGGCCGCCGTGGTGCACGGCTGGATCACCAGCGGGCACAACTTCGCGGACCCGGAATCCAAGCTCGAACCCTGA
- a CDS encoding phosphate ABC transporter substrate-binding protein encodes MKVHLFALLALIGTPLLSVQADTLKINGSTTVNLPAAEASEILRSEKKMDIQIDTQGGSAGGISMLGEGLVQIGMISKHVSDEERAKFPKVTFKEIQVGEDAVALIVSADVWEGGVKSITKQQAADIYEGKIKNWKQIGGPDKRIAFFNKEPGRGTWEVFVHWVYGSPKKAPQVSFPEVGGNEETRNKVASTKGALSQLSSSWADGKTVFALSIKTEDGKEISPANENIANRSYPLSRPLFLLTNGEPTGDTKTFVDFMLSDRGQDLVKKHGYLKLSELK; translated from the coding sequence ATGAAGGTCCATCTTTTCGCATTGCTGGCGCTTATCGGAACCCCCCTCCTCTCGGTTCAAGCGGATACCCTGAAGATCAATGGTTCCACCACGGTGAATCTTCCCGCCGCTGAGGCTTCCGAGATTCTGCGCTCGGAGAAGAAAATGGACATCCAGATCGATACGCAAGGCGGCAGCGCCGGCGGGATCTCCATGCTGGGGGAAGGCCTGGTGCAAATCGGCATGATCTCCAAGCACGTGAGTGATGAAGAACGCGCCAAGTTCCCCAAGGTGACCTTCAAGGAAATCCAGGTGGGTGAGGATGCCGTGGCCCTCATTGTCTCCGCAGACGTGTGGGAGGGTGGCGTGAAGTCCATCACCAAGCAGCAGGCGGCCGACATCTACGAAGGCAAGATCAAGAACTGGAAGCAGATTGGCGGTCCGGACAAGCGCATCGCCTTCTTCAACAAGGAGCCCGGACGCGGCACCTGGGAAGTCTTTGTGCACTGGGTCTACGGCAGCCCCAAGAAGGCCCCACAGGTGAGCTTCCCTGAAGTGGGCGGCAATGAGGAAACCCGCAACAAGGTGGCCTCCACCAAGGGCGCGCTGAGCCAGCTTTCCTCCTCCTGGGCTGATGGCAAGACGGTCTTCGCCCTGAGCATCAAGACTGAGGACGGCAAGGAGATCTCCCCTGCCAACGAAAACATTGCCAACCGCTCCTACCCCCTGAGCCGTCCCCTCTTCCTCCTCACCAATGGCGAACCTACCGGTGACACGAAGACCTTCGTGGACTTCATGCTCAGCGACCGCGGTCAGGACTTGGTGAAGAAACACGGCTACCTCAAGCTCTCCGAGCTGAAGTAG
- a CDS encoding choice-of-anchor M domain-containing protein, whose amino-acid sequence MVLSQVTILGPGHMDIDFNVNAGGEWALSLSHDVQGEFPMDTNSILYGSGALMPDGIRTVRPSGSQWNFLGVSSGESIWVFPQVQGAAPNAVWPGLSTEQTSSSILGTWDPETPVVGSGKWMELSLVGMAYYGTATVHEFSMWTTGTFGTPNVWMSTKDGISGLDAFPMLPGGHSHMNWGFTSEGVYDLTFQLRTYLANGALAESDPVTVRFGINAIAVPEPGTIALLVMGGVLTILRRERSVAARNLKLSGPQRTS is encoded by the coding sequence ATGGTCCTTTCCCAGGTCACGATTCTCGGCCCCGGGCATATGGACATCGATTTCAATGTGAATGCTGGGGGGGAGTGGGCCCTTTCTCTCAGTCACGATGTGCAGGGGGAATTTCCCATGGATACGAACAGCATCCTCTACGGAAGCGGGGCCTTGATGCCCGACGGCATACGCACGGTGCGACCCTCAGGCAGCCAGTGGAATTTCCTCGGAGTCAGCAGCGGCGAGTCGATCTGGGTTTTTCCTCAAGTGCAGGGAGCTGCGCCAAATGCAGTGTGGCCTGGATTGAGCACCGAGCAGACGTCCTCATCGATATTGGGCACCTGGGACCCCGAGACGCCCGTCGTTGGATCCGGGAAGTGGATGGAATTGTCCCTCGTTGGCATGGCCTACTATGGCACGGCAACCGTGCATGAGTTCTCGATGTGGACGACCGGGACCTTCGGCACGCCGAATGTGTGGATGTCCACGAAGGACGGCATCTCAGGATTGGATGCTTTTCCCATGCTGCCAGGCGGCCATTCTCACATGAACTGGGGCTTCACCAGTGAAGGGGTCTACGATCTGACCTTCCAACTCCGCACGTATCTTGCCAATGGCGCTCTTGCAGAGAGCGATCCTGTGACGGTGCGCTTTGGCATCAATGCCATTGCAGTCCCCGAGCCGGGGACGATCGCCCTCCTGGTCATGGGAGGGGTGCTGACAATCTTGCGGCGTGAAAGGTCCGTCGCCGCGCGAAATCTGAAACTTTCAGGACCTCAAAGAACATCATGA
- a CDS encoding porin — protein sequence MKFRFTLPLLAVGAMHCLHAGEPVVTTSGKDAKAVAPAAPKEEFIYDKIWGMAVLYKNKDNPYIQELSLVGREHIDWFYFDADQGQDDDWVVRRTRIGLKALMFENITVHVETDLNLQNPDPIYTKLTDAYIAWAPSKAFKLTVGKQSAKFTLEGWTSSNQLLTIDRSVIGTNIWFPEEYMPGVSISGEVGKWLYSVGYYSSGEATPEFGDFNAGSFGLVSIGYNFAEALGADKAILRADYLYQDPNAGNTFTRPNEQVGSVNFVYEKGRFGLSGDMSASEGYLGQKDLFALQILPSVYLNSSKTLQGVFRYTYMNSDGDNGIRLARYENRIVSGRGDEYNEFYAGLNWYLYGHKLKLQTGVQYATMDDAADDGGEYDGWGITTGLRISW from the coding sequence ATGAAGTTCCGCTTCACCCTGCCCCTCCTGGCGGTGGGTGCCATGCACTGCCTCCACGCCGGAGAGCCGGTGGTCACCACCTCAGGAAAGGACGCCAAGGCAGTCGCTCCCGCTGCCCCGAAGGAAGAGTTCATCTATGACAAGATCTGGGGCATGGCTGTGCTCTACAAGAACAAGGACAACCCTTACATCCAGGAACTCAGTCTCGTGGGCCGCGAGCACATCGACTGGTTCTATTTTGATGCCGATCAGGGCCAGGATGACGATTGGGTGGTGCGCCGCACGCGCATCGGTCTCAAGGCGTTGATGTTTGAGAACATCACCGTGCATGTGGAAACGGATCTGAACCTGCAGAATCCCGATCCGATCTACACGAAGCTCACGGATGCCTATATCGCATGGGCGCCGAGCAAGGCTTTCAAGCTGACCGTGGGCAAGCAGAGCGCGAAGTTCACGCTGGAAGGCTGGACCTCCTCGAACCAGCTTCTCACCATCGACCGGAGTGTCATCGGGACGAACATATGGTTCCCAGAGGAATACATGCCGGGCGTGAGCATCTCCGGTGAGGTGGGCAAGTGGCTCTACAGCGTTGGGTATTACTCCTCCGGTGAAGCCACCCCTGAGTTTGGCGATTTCAACGCCGGCAGCTTCGGGCTGGTGAGCATTGGCTACAACTTTGCAGAAGCACTGGGGGCCGACAAGGCCATCCTGCGCGCGGACTACCTGTATCAGGATCCCAATGCCGGCAATACATTCACCCGTCCCAACGAACAGGTGGGCTCGGTGAACTTCGTGTATGAGAAGGGCCGATTCGGCCTGAGTGGAGACATGAGCGCCTCGGAGGGTTATCTGGGCCAGAAGGATCTCTTCGCACTGCAGATTCTCCCCAGCGTGTACCTGAACAGTTCGAAGACGTTGCAGGGTGTCTTCCGCTACACCTACATGAACAGCGATGGCGACAACGGCATCCGCCTGGCTCGCTATGAGAACCGCATTGTGTCGGGCCGTGGGGACGAGTACAACGAATTCTACGCGGGTCTGAACTGGTACCTCTACGGTCACAAGCTGAAGCTTCAGACGGGTGTGCAGTATGCTACCATGGATGACGCTGCTGACGATGGCGGCGAGTACGATGGCTGGGGGATCACCACCGGTCTGCGTATCAGCTGGTAA
- a CDS encoding metal ABC transporter substrate-binding protein, which produces MKTPLKLAAALLAVMFTASAPAQLKVAALHPLLGDLARQVGGAKVDVVDLLKPGGDAHHFEPTTKDLAALKGVKIIFASGKKLESYLPKVADTFAGTAEVVEVGRTIPSIKIEAGSEVFMCCPAHTAGGIDPHWWHSADNMRRAARVMADSMSKADPGNAATYKANADAASEKLEELKSWAQEQIAAIPRSDRKLVTSHASFGYFCKEYGFKTIPLLGISREDEASLKYVSETIKLIKEHHIRAVFADDQINPKVLTEIVRETGVKMGKPLVADGTSPSAHTFEAMLKHNVTAIVEALKP; this is translated from the coding sequence ATGAAAACCCCGCTCAAACTCGCCGCTGCTCTGCTGGCCGTGATGTTCACTGCCAGCGCTCCTGCCCAACTCAAGGTGGCCGCCCTTCACCCGCTGCTCGGCGACCTCGCCCGCCAGGTGGGTGGAGCCAAGGTGGACGTGGTTGACCTCCTCAAACCGGGAGGCGATGCCCACCACTTCGAACCCACCACCAAGGATCTCGCCGCACTGAAGGGCGTGAAGATCATCTTCGCCAGTGGCAAGAAACTGGAATCCTATCTTCCCAAGGTCGCCGATACCTTCGCCGGTACCGCAGAAGTCGTGGAAGTGGGACGCACCATCCCCAGCATCAAGATCGAGGCGGGCAGTGAAGTCTTCATGTGCTGCCCTGCCCACACCGCAGGCGGCATTGATCCCCACTGGTGGCACAGCGCGGACAACATGCGTCGCGCCGCACGCGTGATGGCAGACTCCATGAGCAAGGCTGACCCCGGCAACGCCGCCACGTACAAGGCAAACGCCGATGCCGCGAGTGAAAAACTCGAGGAACTCAAGAGCTGGGCGCAGGAACAGATCGCGGCCATCCCCCGAAGCGATCGCAAGCTGGTGACTTCGCACGCGTCCTTCGGCTACTTCTGCAAGGAGTATGGCTTCAAGACCATCCCGCTGCTCGGCATCTCGCGTGAGGATGAAGCATCACTGAAGTACGTGTCCGAGACGATCAAGCTCATCAAAGAGCATCACATCCGCGCCGTGTTTGCGGATGATCAGATAAATCCCAAGGTCCTCACAGAAATCGTGCGCGAGACCGGCGTGAAGATGGGCAAGCCTCTGGTGGCAGATGGCACCTCCCCCAGCGCCCATACCTTCGAAGCGATGCTGAAGCACAACGTCACCGCCATTGTGGAGGCCCTGAAGCCCTGA
- the pstC gene encoding phosphate ABC transporter permease subunit PstC — MVSRWSFTKISTFFFSLVAAGIMVAMLVLLIVQSIPVWKHEGWSFLTGTKWFMRTHEFGAAPMILGTVLVSFTALLLAGPVGIGAAVFASEFLPARLRLAVKIIIELLAGVPAVVYGLLGVLFLRNWIYDLLTPFDPLSGDTLLTGAVLLAVMILPTVMTLADDALRSVPAAQRTAARGLGLNSTEVVLHVSLPQSARGLLAALLLGLGRALGEAIAVFLVVGRQDNQWPEKLLSINPLIESGQTITTKLASSETNIAYGDPIHWGAICGLALILMLMVAGITLASASLQFFSRSRHAS; from the coding sequence ATGGTCAGTCGCTGGAGCTTCACCAAAATTTCGACCTTCTTTTTCTCGCTCGTCGCGGCCGGGATCATGGTGGCCATGCTGGTGCTTCTCATTGTGCAGAGCATCCCGGTTTGGAAGCACGAAGGATGGAGCTTTCTGACGGGAACCAAGTGGTTCATGCGCACACATGAGTTTGGCGCGGCCCCCATGATCCTGGGCACGGTACTGGTGTCCTTCACCGCTCTGCTGCTGGCTGGCCCGGTGGGTATTGGAGCGGCAGTCTTTGCATCAGAATTCCTCCCGGCGCGCCTGCGCCTCGCAGTGAAGATCATCATTGAGCTCCTCGCAGGCGTGCCTGCGGTGGTCTACGGGCTGCTGGGAGTACTCTTCCTGCGGAACTGGATCTACGATCTGCTCACACCTTTCGACCCGCTCAGTGGTGACACCTTGCTCACCGGCGCCGTGCTGCTCGCCGTGATGATCCTCCCCACCGTGATGACGCTGGCGGATGACGCTCTACGCAGCGTACCGGCCGCGCAACGCACCGCAGCACGGGGCCTGGGTCTCAATTCCACGGAAGTGGTCCTGCATGTCAGCCTGCCACAGAGCGCCCGCGGATTGCTTGCGGCGCTGCTGCTCGGCCTCGGCCGCGCCTTGGGTGAAGCCATTGCCGTGTTCCTCGTCGTGGGGCGCCAGGATAACCAATGGCCGGAAAAGTTACTCTCCATCAATCCCCTCATCGAGTCCGGCCAGACCATCACCACGAAGCTCGCCAGCTCTGAAACCAACATCGCCTACGGCGATCCCATCCACTGGGGCGCCATCTGCGGCCTCGCCTTGATTCTCATGCTCATGGTAGCGGGCATCACGCTCGCCAGCGCCTCCCTCCAATTCTTCTCCCGCAGCCGCCATGCGTCGTAA
- the zigA gene encoding zinc metallochaperone GTPase ZigA — protein MSNVLPVTVLSGFLGAGKTTLLNHILNNRENRRVAVIVNDMSEVNVDAALVKSGNAGFARAEEKMVEMSNGCICCTLREDLLIEVGKLAREGRFDHLVIESTGVSEPMPVAETFSFRDEAGQCLNDLARLDTMVTVVDAKNFLRDFHSAQRLKERKLAVGKEDERNVVDLLVDQIEFANVILINKADTVDADEMREVRALIGAVNAKARVWETTHGEVPLGAVMGTGLYSESEAEQSEGWLDSLTEHTPETIEYGISSFVYRARRPFHPRRFSEWCRDHWAGVLRAKGMFWLASRMDFAGLVQQAGVLRTTSCMGIWWAAVHREDWPQSAEAQKDILSHWESPWGDRRQEIVVIGKDMDEAALRKEFDACLLTEAEMQKGPNGWSRLADPFPKWREDPAEE, from the coding sequence ATGAGCAACGTGCTGCCCGTAACAGTGCTGTCTGGATTCCTTGGAGCCGGTAAAACCACCCTGCTGAATCACATCCTGAACAATCGAGAGAATCGTCGTGTGGCGGTGATCGTGAATGATATGTCGGAGGTCAACGTGGATGCCGCACTGGTGAAGAGTGGGAATGCCGGCTTCGCCCGCGCGGAGGAGAAAATGGTGGAGATGTCCAACGGCTGCATTTGCTGCACGCTCCGTGAAGACTTGCTCATCGAAGTCGGGAAACTTGCTCGCGAGGGACGCTTTGACCATCTTGTAATCGAGAGTACAGGCGTCTCCGAACCCATGCCTGTGGCGGAGACATTCTCCTTTCGTGATGAAGCGGGGCAATGCCTCAATGACCTCGCACGACTGGACACCATGGTGACGGTGGTGGACGCGAAAAACTTCCTGCGTGACTTCCACAGCGCGCAACGCCTCAAGGAACGGAAGCTGGCCGTGGGCAAGGAGGATGAGCGGAACGTGGTGGACCTCCTGGTGGATCAGATTGAGTTCGCCAATGTGATTCTCATCAACAAGGCAGACACTGTCGATGCTGATGAAATGCGGGAGGTACGTGCCCTCATAGGTGCGGTGAATGCGAAAGCACGTGTCTGGGAGACAACGCACGGAGAGGTGCCACTGGGCGCCGTGATGGGCACCGGACTCTACTCCGAGAGTGAGGCTGAGCAGAGCGAGGGATGGCTGGACAGCCTGACGGAGCACACGCCGGAAACCATCGAATACGGCATCAGCAGTTTTGTCTACCGGGCCAGGAGACCGTTTCATCCCCGGCGCTTCAGCGAGTGGTGCCGGGACCATTGGGCAGGTGTGCTCCGGGCGAAGGGCATGTTCTGGCTGGCGTCACGCATGGACTTTGCCGGCCTGGTTCAGCAGGCCGGTGTCTTGCGCACTACCAGTTGCATGGGCATCTGGTGGGCTGCGGTGCACCGCGAGGACTGGCCTCAGTCTGCAGAAGCGCAAAAGGATATCCTGTCGCACTGGGAATCGCCTTGGGGCGATCGGCGGCAGGAGATCGTGGTCATTGGCAAGGACATGGATGAAGCTGCCTTGAGAAAGGAGTTCGACGCCTGCCTCTTGACGGAGGCAGAGATGCAAAAAGGTCCGAATGGATGGAGTCGTCTGGCGGACCCTTTTCCGAAGTGGCGCGAGGATCCCGCGGAGGAATGA
- a CDS encoding phosphate ABC transporter ATP-binding protein, giving the protein MAEPILQTQKLTVTAGTRTLVREANLSIPEKKVFGFIGPSGAGKSTLLKSINRLVELTPNLRVTGQVLFHGKPVYGSGTDPDALRARIGILFQQPVVFPKSIYQNVIFGVKHLGEIPRREWPEAAERALREAALWNEVKDRLKQPALRLSVGQQQRLCLARTLASKPEVVLMDEPTSALDPKSTEAIEELMLRLKEHHTLVVVTHNLRQARKVADELAFVGVRDGVGQVLCTGTAENVLGNTSVSELEDFLCCQ; this is encoded by the coding sequence ATGGCTGAACCCATCCTGCAGACCCAAAAGCTCACCGTCACCGCGGGCACACGCACGCTGGTGCGCGAGGCCAACCTGTCCATACCCGAGAAGAAGGTCTTTGGATTCATCGGTCCTTCTGGCGCAGGAAAGAGCACCCTGCTCAAGTCCATCAATCGTCTCGTCGAGCTCACCCCAAATCTCCGCGTCACAGGCCAGGTTCTTTTCCACGGCAAGCCCGTGTATGGCAGCGGCACGGATCCAGATGCCTTGCGCGCGCGCATCGGCATTCTCTTCCAGCAGCCTGTGGTCTTCCCGAAGAGCATCTACCAAAACGTCATCTTCGGTGTGAAGCACCTCGGCGAGATTCCCCGCCGCGAGTGGCCCGAAGCCGCCGAGCGAGCCCTGCGTGAAGCCGCCCTGTGGAATGAGGTGAAGGACCGCCTCAAGCAGCCTGCGCTTCGCCTCTCCGTAGGCCAGCAGCAGCGCCTCTGCCTCGCCCGCACCCTCGCGAGCAAGCCGGAAGTCGTCCTCATGGACGAGCCCACCAGTGCCCTCGATCCCAAGAGCACCGAGGCGATTGAGGAACTGATGCTTCGTCTCAAGGAACATCACACTCTGGTGGTCGTGACTCACAACCTCCGCCAGGCCCGCAAAGTCGCCGATGAACTCGCCTTCGTCGGCGTGCGCGACGGCGTAGGCCAGGTGCTTTGCACCGGCACCGCCGAAAACGTCCTCGGCAACACCAGCGTGAGTGAGCTCGAAGACTTCCTGTGTTGCCAGTAG
- the pstA gene encoding phosphate ABC transporter permease PstA has product MRRKLVHHLFRGITALCALLACGILGWLVWAIARRGLPAISWNFFTEQIKLVGASGGIFFNIIGTGILLLTALVATLPVAVSLALLHGVYLRDGKRKRALETMLYVLNGMPSIVCGIFGFIVFVNYFGWGKSWLSGGLLLAIIMLPTVTVALMERMATLPSKYVEAASGLGMRQSQIIWSVILPQTLSGIITGSLLGLARIAGEIAPIMFTATIFAGASFPKGIKESPVLSLPYHIFILVQDSFDPGVAEKIWGTALVMLGLVFTLSLIALPARLKIHEEAHHG; this is encoded by the coding sequence ATGCGTCGTAAGCTGGTGCATCATCTCTTCCGTGGAATCACCGCGCTGTGCGCGTTGCTGGCATGCGGCATTCTTGGTTGGCTCGTGTGGGCTATCGCTCGTCGCGGATTGCCCGCCATCTCGTGGAACTTCTTCACGGAGCAGATCAAACTCGTCGGCGCCAGCGGTGGCATCTTCTTCAACATCATCGGCACCGGCATTCTGCTGCTGACCGCCCTTGTTGCCACCTTGCCCGTGGCAGTTTCACTGGCTCTTCTGCACGGTGTCTATCTCCGCGATGGCAAACGCAAACGCGCGCTGGAAACCATGCTGTACGTGCTCAACGGCATGCCTTCCATCGTGTGCGGCATCTTCGGCTTCATCGTGTTTGTGAACTACTTCGGCTGGGGCAAGTCGTGGCTCAGCGGTGGTCTTCTGCTGGCCATCATCATGCTGCCGACAGTTACGGTGGCCCTCATGGAGCGCATGGCCACTTTGCCCAGCAAATATGTGGAAGCTGCCTCCGGCCTGGGCATGCGCCAGTCGCAGATCATCTGGTCCGTCATCCTGCCGCAGACGCTGAGCGGCATCATCACCGGTTCACTGCTGGGCCTGGCGCGCATCGCGGGTGAGATCGCTCCGATCATGTTCACGGCGACCATCTTCGCCGGCGCATCATTCCCAAAGGGCATCAAGGAAAGCCCCGTGCTCAGCCTTCCCTATCACATCTTCATTCTGGTGCAGGACTCCTTCGACCCCGGTGTGGCAGAAAAAATCTGGGGTACCGCCCTGGTGATGCTCGGCCTGGTATTCACCTTGAGCCTCATCGCCCTGCCCGCCCGCCTGAAGATTCACGAAGAAGCGCATCATGGCTGA
- a CDS encoding metal ABC transporter ATP-binding protein — protein sequence MHAHTHSHSHDHTHDHVCWGHSTHSTAHHHRLEVSNLAVSYRDIQALQGINFRTECSRSMALIGPNGAGKSTLLKSLAGLVRPDAGKILWRGKALVSSSHEIAYLPQRGDVDWNFPITVRGLVEMGRYPNLGLWKRYSKHDEEIVERALTAMNLLDLQKRQISALSGGQQQRTFIARALAQEAHVLLLDEPFTGLDKPAQEALSQLFRELTKEGRLLIASHHDLQTVPSIFDDVLLLKRQQVAFGPVKEVFTEETIKTAYAS from the coding sequence ATGCACGCTCACACCCACAGTCACAGTCACGACCACACGCATGACCATGTGTGCTGGGGCCACAGCACGCACAGCACCGCACACCATCACCGGCTGGAGGTCTCGAACCTCGCCGTGAGCTATCGCGACATCCAGGCGCTGCAGGGCATCAACTTCCGTACGGAGTGCAGCCGCAGCATGGCGCTGATCGGGCCGAATGGCGCGGGCAAGAGTACCTTGCTCAAGTCACTCGCAGGATTAGTGCGTCCCGACGCAGGCAAGATTCTCTGGAGGGGCAAGGCGCTCGTCAGCAGCAGCCATGAGATCGCCTACCTGCCGCAGCGTGGTGATGTGGATTGGAACTTCCCCATCACCGTGCGCGGACTGGTGGAAATGGGCCGCTATCCGAACCTCGGCTTGTGGAAGCGCTACTCGAAGCACGATGAAGAAATCGTGGAGCGCGCCCTCACCGCCATGAACCTGCTCGACCTGCAGAAGCGCCAGATCAGCGCCCTGAGCGGTGGCCAGCAACAGCGCACCTTCATCGCGCGGGCGCTCGCTCAAGAAGCACACGTGCTCCTCCTGGATGAACCCTTCACCGGTCTCGACAAGCCTGCACAGGAAGCCCTTTCACAACTCTTCCGCGAGCTCACCAAGGAAGGCCGCCTGCTCATCGCGAGCCATCATGACCTGCAGACCGTGCCATCGATCTTCGACGACGTGCTGCTGCTGAAGCGCCAGCAGGTCGCCTTCGGCCCCGTGAAGGAAGTCTTCACCGAGGAAACCATCAAGACCGCCTACGCATCATGA